A segment of the Candidatus Andeanibacterium colombiense genome:
AGGTTGCGTTCGACGGTGGCGACGGTGGCATTGACCAGCTTCGCACGGTCAAGCACGACCCTGACCTTCACACCCGGCGGCAGGGTCTTGGCGACCTGCTCCAGCTTTTCGCCCACCCTCTGAGCCACGGTGCGGCTGTTTTGGCCGATCAGCATCAAGGCGGTGCCGACCACGGCCTCTTGGCCGTTCATGCTCGCGGCGCCAGTCCTGAGGTCGCCGCCGACCTGCACATCGGCGAGCTGTTGGACCGTCACCGGAACGCCGCCACGCGTTCCGACCACCGCAGTGCGGATTTCGTCGAGCGAGCGAATGCGGGCGTCGGCGCGGACGAGATAGGCCTCGCCCGAACGGTCAAAATAGTTTGCCCCTGCGGCAAGGTTCGCCTGCTCGAGCGCCTCGCCGAGTTCGCTGTAGGAGATGCCGAAAGCGGCGAGTTTAACAGGGTCCGGTTCGACCACGAAAGTCTTCTCGTAGCCGCCGATCGAATCGACCCCGGCGACGCCAGGCACACCCTTTAGCTGCGGTGCGATAATCCAGTCCTGCACCGTGCGCAGGTAGCCGGCCTTGGCGATCTCGTCGGTGAGCAATTCGCCTTCGGGGGTGAGGTAACCCCCGCCGGGCTGCCAGCCCGGTTGCCCGGCGGTGCGTTTCGCCCCGTTTCCATCGGGGTGGGCATAGCCTACCGTGTACATGACGACTTCGCCCAAGCCGGTCGTAACCGGGCCGATCTGCGGCTGGATGCCCTCGGGCAGACTGTCGCTCGCCTGGGAAAGGCGTTCACCAACTTGCTGGCGAGCGAAATAGAGGTCGGTCGAGTCCGCGAAGATCGCGGTGACCTGGCTGAAGCCATTGCGCGAAAGCGAACGGGTGCTTTCAAGACCAGGAATGCCCGCGAGCGCGGTTTCGACCGGATAGGTGACCAGTTTCTCCATCTCGACCGGTGAGAGAGCGGGATCGATGGTGTTGATCTGCACCTGGTTGTTGGTGATGTCGGGCACTGCATCGATCGGCAGCTTGGTAAGCTGCCACAGACCGATGCCGGCGATTGCGAGGAACAGCGCCAATACCGCCCAGCGCATGCGGACGGAGAACGCCATGAGACTTGCGATCATGGCCTATTCCTCCTCGCCCGCGCCCTTGCCGAGTTCGGCCTTGAGCACGAAGGCGTTCCTGGTCGCGACGAGTTGGCCGGGCTTGAGGCCGGCGAGGATCTCGACCCTTCCAGCGCTGCTTGTCCCGATGGTGACGGTTTGAGCGCGGAAGCCTTGCGAGGTGCGCACGAAAACGATGCTGCGGCCTTCCAGCGACTGGACCGCATCCTGCGGCACCACGATCGCGCTGCCCGAGGAAGCGACGCCTGGATAAAGCCGGACCCGCACGCCGAGGCCTGGTTGAAGCTTTCCTCCCGCAATGTCGATCACGGCAGTCGCAGCACGGGTTTCGGAGCCCAGGGCAGGGGTGACCGAACGGACCCGACCTTCGATCGTCGCTCCGTCCGGCAGTTCAACGACAGCACGGTCGCCGGCAGCGAGACGGCCCATATCCGCCGGACCGATCGATGCTTCGACCTGGATTTGGCGTGGATCGGAAACGCGAAACAATTCGGCTTCCGGCTGGACGAAAGCGCCTAGCGCGATCGTCGTAGCCGTAACCCGGCCCGAGATCGGACTGACGACCGAGCTGCCGCGTCCGTTGCTCGTGATCCTCACGGCGCTTGCTGATGCATCCGCACGACGGGCTTCCGCCTGGGCGACCGCCGCCTCCGCTTCGGCCCGCTCAAGCTCGACGCGGGCAGAGACCTTTTGATCGAAGAGATATTTTTCGCGGGCCAAATTACGCTGAGCCAGCGTCACGCGGGCCCCAGCGGCGCTGCGCTCCGATGCGATCTGTGCAGCGTCACGGCTTTCGACGATCGCCAGTGCTTCTCCTGCGCGGACCGGATCGCCCAACCGCTTGAACACGCGCGTCACGGTGCCCCCGGTGCGTGCCGTTACCAGTGCTTCGCCCGAAGGGGTTGGCGCGACCATGCCTTGCGCTATCATCTCCGTATCGAAGCCACCGGGCCGGATCGCTTCGACCATAATGCCGGCATCACGGACTTGGTCTGCGGTAAGGACGAGTGCGCCGCCGAGTGGCGCCTCTGTCGCTTCGTCCGCCTCGCCGGTCGCAGCCGGGGCGTCCGCGGTCCAGCGGGCGACGAGATACCCGGATCCTGCGGCAAGGATGATTGCGCCGGCGACGCCGACGAGAATACGTTTGTCTTCGATGATCACGGCTGGTCTCCGGAATTGCGTGCAGGCGCGGTCAGGCGCATCAGCAGCGCCTCAGCCCGATGATATTCGGCGAGTGCATCGACATAGGCTGCGCGGGTTTGGGCAAGCGTACGCTGCCCTTCGATCAGATCGAGCTGGGTAAACTTGCCATTCGCGTAGCCGATTGCGGCGATGCGGGCCGCCTCCATCGCGGCGTCGAGCCCCGGCCCACCCGCGGCCCTGGCGTTGGCCGCCGCAATGGCGAGCGCCGCCTGTGCCTCGGCGATTTCCCGCTCTGCCTCGACCGCTGCGACGCGGCGACGCGAACTGGCCGCCCTCTCCAACGCTTCGGCCTGATCGACCGACGCTCTGCCGTTGTTGAAGAACGGCAAGGGAAGCGAAAGGCCGACCACCGCCGCCGTGCTGTTGGTGTCCGAGAAATAGCGAGCACCCGCGGTCAGCGTAAGATCGGGCACCCGCTGCGAGCGGGCCAGGCCGACCTGCGCCGAGACGGCCGAGAAGTCGGCCTGGGCCGCAGCATAGACGAGCGTGCGCTCGACCGCGACGGGCTCGGCCGGGCCATAGGTGCCGATCTTCTCGAACCACGCATCGTCGAGCGGCCCACTGACGCTCTGTCCGATCAGCCGGGCGAGGCTTCCGCGCGCGACCTCCGCCTCGCGCTTCGCCTTCTCAAGCGCCAGATTGGCGTTGATGCGGATGACGTCCGCCCGCTGCTG
Coding sequences within it:
- a CDS encoding efflux RND transporter periplasmic adaptor subunit, which gives rise to MIIEDKRILVGVAGAIILAAGSGYLVARWTADAPAATGEADEATEAPLGGALVLTADQVRDAGIMVEAIRPGGFDTEMIAQGMVAPTPSGEALVTARTGGTVTRVFKRLGDPVRAGEALAIVESRDAAQIASERSAAGARVTLAQRNLAREKYLFDQKVSARVELERAEAEAAVAQAEARRADASASAVRITSNGRGSSVVSPISGRVTATTIALGAFVQPEAELFRVSDPRQIQVEASIGPADMGRLAAGDRAVVELPDGATIEGRVRSVTPALGSETRAATAVIDIAGGKLQPGLGVRVRLYPGVASSGSAIVVPQDAVQSLEGRSIVFVRTSQGFRAQTVTIGTSSAGRVEILAGLKPGQLVATRNAFVLKAELGKGAGEEE
- a CDS encoding TolC family protein, which encodes MSRVVAALLAAASCAPAAQAEVPPSAGQPSIAPFTLEQALRAAGVASPSVEAADADLRAAEAGRAVARLKPNPEAQLEVENVAGSRSYSGLQSAETTAGIALPIELGGKRSARVALADAQVDRARIAAAIAEAELQRRVTEAYIDTASSERRIAIAQQEADFAAAGFRAATARVTAGAASPIEQQRADVIRINANLALEKAKREAEVARGSLARLIGQSVSGPLDDAWFEKIGTYGPAEPVAVERTLVYAAAQADFSAVSAQVGLARSQRVPDLTLTAGARYFSDTNSTAAVVGLSLPLPFFNNGRASVDQAEALERAASSRRRVAAVEAEREIAEAQAALAIAAANARAAGGPGLDAAMEAARIAAIGYANGKFTQLDLIEGQRTLAQTRAAYVDALAEYHRAEALLMRLTAPARNSGDQP